A single window of Gossypium hirsutum isolate 1008001.06 chromosome A10, Gossypium_hirsutum_v2.1, whole genome shotgun sequence DNA harbors:
- the LOC121207959 gene encoding uncharacterized protein — protein sequence MEEELANLTLLDEEEEAFQEDLAVVDRNYQFCLVGRCLTDSIVHFPSLRNTMANLWHPIGGICITDLGDKRYMFQFFNDVDVQRVVSVQNGEDPTTLALTFTEFWVQVHELPSGLMTETMAKQFGDFLGKFIDHDTSLGFQKYIRIRVRLDVTAPLKRKKKIQFGKIMTAYAQFKYEKLSLFCFICGKLGHGKSFCPFRLKIEQSKIIFDWDLSLRAVPRRRSTVVSRWLREADGSQCLDDNMESFSQGNNFNVARDSKRNFGGDFKNQVSNPNLIPMGLNQQFPVNEQSNWRNKGKDISNMGRLVNGPMDLVLVAENDRIAAMEGKKR from the exons ATGGAGGAGGAGTTAGCCAACTTGACTTTGTTGGATGAAGAGGAGGAGGCGTTTCAAGAAGATCTAGCGGTGGTGGATCGTAATTATCAGTTTTGCTTGGTGGGGCGCTGTCTAACAGACAGTATTGTTCATTTTCCTTCTTTACGAAATACTATGGCGAATCTTTGGCATCCAATTGGAGGGATTTGTATCACGGACTTAGGAGACAAACGTTATATGTTCcaattttttaatgatgttgATGTTCAAAGGGTAGTTTCTG TTCAAAATGGTGAAGATCCGACAACACTGGCATTAACTTTTACTGAATTTTGGGTTCAAGTTCATGAATTACCTTCAGGTCTGATGACTGAGACTATGGCCAAACAGTTTGGGGATTTTTTGGGAAAATTCATTGATCATGATACATCCTTGGGGTTTCAAAAATACATCCGAATTCGTGTTCGTTTGGATGTCACTGCACCATTGAAACGTAAGAAGAAGATTCAGTTTGGGAAAATTATGACTGCTTATGCTCAATTTAAGTACGAGAAGTTAAGTCTGTTCTGCTTCATTTGTGGAAAATTAGGGCATGGTAAGAGTTTTTGTCCCTTTCGTCTTAAAATCGAGcaatcaaaaattatttttgactggGATTTGTCACTGCGTGCTGTACCGAGACGTCGGAGTACGGTGGTAAGCAGGTGGTTGCGTGAAGCTGATGGGTCACAGTGTCTTGATGATAATATGGAAAGTTTCAGTCAAGGCAATAATTTTAATGTTGCGAGAGATTCTAAGCGGAATTTTGGGGGAGATTTTAAGAATCAAGTATCAAATCCCAATTTAATTCCAATGGGATTAAATCAACAGTTTCCCGTTAATGAGCAGAGTAATTGGCGAAATAAGGGCAAGGATATTTCAAATATGGGTAGGTTGGTCAATGGTCCTATGGACCTAGTCTTGGTG